The proteins below are encoded in one region of Petrotoga miotherma DSM 10691:
- a CDS encoding flagellar basal body-associated FliL family protein yields the protein MAEENKSENKNENKLEYESLVNQEEKKPPQNRERLIIITTIIAIIVLGIVIIFSLLFFGGKYNVTINYEIVKSEDLQEPYNEIKVELIGANTYEASFPVGESIELTSIEEGTYQLNIMAVNDSGLAYYYYNNPELFVNEDKTINDIKLEKSPLKYQIDYRWDNNDLYITLPQDYDQYLIYRRNSDGIYEPFRTSTQNTIILSSVPSEGLDLKFAVVKNNMVYDFSENYSFQKNSSPNSPIILSPSANQQLSEPNVYFVWQAEDPDGDSLVFDLYLTADSEQEQLIAENINTYFYQFNSLEMGKNYTLRIVAKDQKGGESTSQIRFSTKVIPEEKVYLYSPSGEMGVTIYEVTDPNNPQEIATIDTPGNVTDVINHDNYLYILRYMDGLSIAEMSDPNTPRLLENLNLEGINGIKIANGYLYARFENGQVSVYSIKDNPRDPEFLGYTDIKFYGALEPEIRYIQTQQDLKVEIIKGEYPVRINLNNRVFVAEYSLLVANADMKETVENSFSQVFDTLRLIFSTYKPEDFRNSEKIAEIENKLLSALNELFKTNTTNGIKEVTLDVSRVE from the coding sequence ATGGCTGAAGAGAACAAGTCAGAAAATAAGAATGAAAATAAATTAGAATACGAGAGTTTAGTCAACCAAGAAGAAAAGAAGCCACCGCAAAACAGAGAAAGGTTAATTATAATAACAACTATTATTGCAATAATTGTATTAGGTATCGTGATTATATTTTCCCTGTTGTTTTTTGGTGGAAAGTACAATGTAACGATCAACTACGAAATAGTAAAATCAGAAGATCTGCAAGAGCCTTACAATGAAATAAAAGTTGAATTGATTGGAGCCAATACTTACGAAGCATCTTTCCCCGTTGGAGAAAGTATAGAATTAACGTCGATAGAAGAAGGAACTTATCAGCTAAATATCATGGCAGTCAATGATTCTGGACTCGCGTACTACTATTATAACAACCCAGAATTGTTTGTGAATGAAGATAAAACAATAAACGACATAAAACTTGAAAAATCACCTTTAAAATATCAAATAGATTACAGATGGGATAATAACGATTTGTACATAACGCTCCCACAAGATTATGACCAATATTTAATTTATAGAAGAAACAGTGATGGAATTTACGAACCTTTTAGAACGTCCACCCAGAATACCATTATTTTAAGTTCAGTGCCTTCAGAAGGATTGGATCTCAAATTTGCTGTTGTTAAAAACAACATGGTTTATGATTTTTCTGAAAACTATTCTTTTCAAAAAAATAGTTCTCCAAATAGCCCTATAATCTTATCTCCATCTGCAAATCAACAATTAAGCGAGCCGAATGTGTACTTTGTGTGGCAAGCGGAAGATCCCGATGGAGATTCCTTGGTTTTTGACTTGTATTTAACCGCTGATTCTGAACAGGAGCAACTCATAGCAGAAAATATCAATACCTATTTTTATCAATTTAATTCCTTGGAAATGGGAAAAAATTACACCTTAAGAATTGTAGCAAAGGATCAAAAAGGCGGAGAATCTACCTCTCAAATACGCTTTTCCACAAAAGTAATACCTGAGGAAAAAGTTTATCTTTACTCCCCAAGTGGCGAAATGGGAGTAACTATATATGAAGTTACAGATCCAAATAATCCCCAAGAAATTGCCACAATAGACACGCCTGGAAACGTTACAGATGTAATTAATCACGACAATTATCTTTATATACTGAGATATATGGATGGATTAAGCATCGCAGAAATGAGCGATCCTAACACTCCCAGGCTACTAGAAAACTTGAATTTAGAAGGTATTAACGGTATTAAAATCGCCAATGGCTATTTATACGCTAGATTTGAAAATGGACAGGTTAGTGTATACTCCATTAAAGATAATCCACGTGATCCTGAATTTCTGGGATACACTGACATCAAATTCTATGGTGCCCTAGAACCTGAAATCAGGTATATTCAAACTCAGCAAGACTTAAAAGTTGAAATTATAAAAGGAGAATACCCAGTTAGAATCAACCTTAACAACCGTGTTTTTGTTGCGGAATATTCCTTATTAGTTGCCAACGCAGATATGAAAGAAACCGTGGAAAATTCCTTTTCGCAGGTTTTTGACACTCTTAGACTCATATTCTCAACTTATAAGCCTGAAGATTTTAGAAACAGTGAGAAAATTGCCGAAATTGAGAACAAATTGCTTTCGGCTTTAAATGAATTGTTCAAAACAAACACTACCAACGGTATAAAAGAAGTAACTTTAGATGTTTCTAGAGTTGAATAA
- the rsmA gene encoding 16S rRNA (adenine(1518)-N(6)/adenine(1519)-N(6))-dimethyltransferase RsmA: MKTSEWLKKYDIRLKKGLGQNFLSNSSVSREIVQKSEIDENDVIIEIGTGNGILTEEIAKKVKKVITFEIDEGLKPLLEERFEGSQNVEIHFEDFLNVDLSKFKDISKLKYIANIPYYISSKILEKIFEESPKFEYAIFMFQKEFGQRLMAKSKKSYSPLSIFVQTYCTVEKIMDVSRNNFIPIPKVDSVILKFNPVYKYVEEIDPKDFMKFVHICFSKRRKTIKNNLKDIIPDTEKYLTEVQIDPSSRPEDILLETYIELYKKLLGRRGVKEGF, from the coding sequence TTGAAAACTTCTGAATGGCTTAAGAAGTACGATATCAGATTAAAAAAAGGGTTGGGTCAAAATTTTTTGTCTAACTCAAGTGTGTCTCGTGAAATAGTCCAAAAAAGTGAAATCGATGAAAATGACGTAATAATAGAAATTGGAACCGGCAACGGAATTCTCACAGAAGAGATAGCAAAGAAAGTCAAAAAAGTAATAACTTTTGAAATTGATGAAGGGCTAAAACCATTGTTAGAAGAAAGGTTTGAAGGTTCACAAAATGTTGAAATACATTTTGAGGATTTTCTAAACGTAGACCTTTCTAAATTCAAAGATATTTCAAAACTGAAATATATTGCAAACATACCATATTATATCTCTTCAAAAATATTAGAAAAGATATTTGAAGAATCACCAAAATTTGAATACGCAATTTTTATGTTTCAAAAAGAGTTTGGACAACGGTTGATGGCGAAATCAAAAAAAAGCTACAGCCCTTTAAGTATATTCGTTCAAACTTATTGTACCGTTGAAAAAATCATGGATGTATCTAGAAATAATTTCATACCAATTCCAAAAGTTGATTCAGTAATATTAAAGTTCAATCCTGTGTATAAGTATGTAGAAGAAATAGATCCAAAAGATTTCATGAAATTTGTTCATATATGTTTTTCTAAAAGAAGGAAAACAATAAAAAACAATCTAAAGGACATAATACCGGATACGGAAAAATATCTAACTGAGGTACAGATTGATCCGTCATCTAGACCGGAAGATATTCTCTTAGAAACATATATAGAGTTGTACAAAAAATTGTTGGGGCGAAGGGGCGTTAAAGAAGGTTTCTAA
- a CDS encoding polysaccharide biosynthesis/export family protein — protein MKKGHFIVVLLFLLVLPIITFSYNVRMGDTLGIWVLGYPEYSITDAVVGPDGDITVPPIGRIKAEGRTLEEIENEISNKMESYIKTNKVTVGITQYAPFSVTVLGNTNINGVIDIKNEKIKLSDLIGLAGGIKDITKSSYTLIKSPDGKEQKVNIEWIKNGEAGEDPYIYENYFVLFPYDYTNKVTVFSDFGTSSLDYYEGLTLKTVISSMNIPTNKMPTKIMIVREAEIQEVPFDEIVKKEDYSLQPGDTVIIPYNYTNNVLVFSDFGSASLDYFEGMGIKSVITMISSGSDINLPLNQVNDEITVVRGGQTYKVSLQKITQGDDFLLQPGDTVIINKFENYVYVSSQEISRRVDFEKQERANIRTLLTKVGISEENVEEILVNNQSVDSNTNLKKGDFVQITLKRNYVYLSGAFNRAGKVEFLPNEKISMDKIVGLAGGFSNNFSGNLVIVDNSGSTKSLTVDPNNLTVLKDVLVSSGSTIIADTELRMAYIFGEYSDVKAYNQGESLYELLLPLNLDDSYRVRYQIGEKNGTLTANESDSLKNIPLEGKVFVEISKIAPDQVIVYKAGETQVIQQKNARLIDVFSSVKGFSPVDTGTITIYQNNEKIKTINSEELLNNLMMEIPKGSYVVVQPEVSGSYIAVLGNISPKSLRTDVPMSLVEILSSSAIDWKNQESIFIYTKNNEEIKVDIKDVDSLRNVLVNPGSIVYVPPAEEQVVYVFGEVAKPGIIQYNAGMTVLDAILKAGNASQSAQLTTVYLFKDGPENPPVTLDLSGIINASPVKTGMNPEVKPKDIIYIPKNTLTNIVEVMSTVQTFMSFINAGFDTYKNVSGLF, from the coding sequence ATGAAAAAAGGTCATTTTATTGTCGTTCTTTTATTTCTTTTGGTTTTACCAATTATTACTTTTTCATATAACGTAAGGATGGGTGACACCTTAGGAATTTGGGTTCTGGGATATCCTGAATATTCAATAACCGATGCAGTTGTTGGACCGGATGGAGACATCACGGTACCTCCTATTGGCAGAATAAAAGCGGAAGGTAGAACTTTAGAAGAAATCGAAAACGAAATATCGAATAAAATGGAGAGTTATATAAAAACTAATAAAGTTACGGTTGGAATCACTCAGTACGCTCCGTTTTCAGTAACGGTGTTAGGAAACACTAATATAAATGGGGTTATTGACATAAAAAACGAAAAGATTAAACTTTCGGATCTAATCGGCTTAGCTGGTGGGATAAAAGATATCACTAAATCCTCTTACACGTTGATCAAATCTCCCGATGGAAAAGAACAAAAAGTTAATATTGAATGGATCAAAAATGGAGAAGCTGGTGAAGATCCTTATATATATGAAAATTACTTTGTCCTCTTCCCTTACGATTATACAAATAAGGTCACTGTTTTTTCAGACTTCGGTACCTCATCGTTAGATTACTATGAAGGTTTGACATTGAAAACTGTCATCTCTTCCATGAATATTCCTACTAATAAGATGCCTACTAAAATAATGATTGTTCGAGAAGCAGAAATTCAAGAAGTCCCATTTGATGAAATAGTAAAAAAAGAAGATTATTCCTTACAACCAGGTGACACAGTAATAATTCCTTACAACTATACGAATAATGTTCTTGTTTTTTCTGATTTCGGATCAGCTTCTTTAGATTATTTTGAAGGCATGGGAATAAAATCTGTAATAACTATGATTTCCTCTGGTTCTGATATAAACTTACCTTTAAACCAAGTAAATGATGAAATAACTGTTGTAAGAGGGGGACAAACGTACAAAGTGTCTTTACAAAAAATTACTCAAGGAGATGATTTTCTCTTACAACCTGGAGATACCGTAATAATAAATAAATTTGAAAATTATGTATACGTAAGTTCACAAGAAATTTCACGAAGAGTCGACTTTGAAAAACAAGAAAGAGCAAACATCAGAACACTCTTAACTAAAGTTGGTATAAGTGAAGAAAATGTGGAAGAAATTCTGGTAAACAACCAATCAGTCGATTCAAATACCAATCTAAAAAAAGGTGATTTTGTTCAAATTACACTTAAGAGAAACTATGTTTATCTAAGTGGCGCATTCAATCGAGCTGGAAAAGTTGAATTTTTACCCAACGAAAAAATAAGTATGGATAAGATAGTCGGATTAGCTGGTGGTTTCAGTAATAATTTTTCAGGAAACTTGGTCATAGTGGATAATTCTGGAAGTACAAAAAGTTTAACCGTCGACCCAAATAACTTAACGGTGTTGAAAGATGTCTTAGTAAGTTCTGGCTCAACAATAATTGCCGACACAGAATTAAGAATGGCCTACATATTTGGAGAATACTCGGATGTTAAGGCCTACAATCAAGGAGAAAGTTTGTATGAATTATTGCTCCCATTAAACTTAGATGATTCCTACCGAGTTAGATATCAAATTGGTGAAAAAAATGGGACTTTAACAGCGAATGAATCTGACAGTTTAAAAAATATTCCACTCGAAGGTAAAGTCTTTGTAGAGATTTCAAAAATTGCTCCAGACCAAGTTATCGTCTACAAAGCAGGCGAAACACAAGTTATCCAACAAAAAAATGCAAGATTAATAGATGTCTTCTCATCGGTAAAAGGATTCTCTCCCGTAGACACTGGAACAATCACAATCTACCAAAACAATGAAAAGATAAAAACGATAAATTCTGAAGAATTGTTAAATAATTTAATGATGGAAATCCCTAAAGGCTCATACGTCGTTGTTCAACCGGAAGTGAGTGGTTCATATATAGCCGTTTTGGGAAATATCTCTCCAAAAAGTCTAAGAACGGATGTCCCTATGAGCTTGGTTGAGATCCTTTCTAGCTCCGCTATTGATTGGAAAAACCAAGAGAGCATTTTCATCTACACAAAAAACAATGAAGAAATAAAAGTCGATATAAAAGACGTAGATTCACTAAGAAATGTACTTGTTAACCCTGGATCTATAGTCTACGTACCACCGGCAGAAGAGCAAGTCGTTTACGTCTTTGGAGAAGTGGCAAAACCCGGTATTATCCAATACAATGCAGGAATGACAGTACTAGACGCTATACTCAAAGCCGGAAACGCCTCTCAATCAGCTCAATTAACAACGGTATACTTATTCAAAGACGGTCCAGAAAATCCACCTGTAACTTTAGATTTATCTGGTATCATAAACGCATCGCCTGTAAAAACTGGGATGAACCCAGAAGTAAAACCAAAAGACATTATCTACATTCCAAAAAACACACTTACCAACATCGTGGAAGTTATGAGTACAGTACAAACATTCATGAGTTTTATTAACGCGGGCTTCGATACATACAAAAATGTTTCTGGTCTTTTTTAA
- a CDS encoding tetratricopeptide repeat protein — MSKEMAYYYNQKANTMLEKGNYLNAVSYYKKAISLLPEDPMFYHNIGVCYMLSEDYEEASIFLETALEKGIELDETKLYLAHSLYEIEKYEHILSLKEPKNGQNKINFLIIKSKAALKSGNNEEAKKIVNHLKMAGYDSQELELIEKMI, encoded by the coding sequence GTGAGTAAAGAAATGGCTTATTATTACAACCAAAAAGCGAACACTATGTTAGAAAAAGGGAATTACTTAAATGCGGTTTCATATTACAAAAAGGCGATATCTTTACTTCCCGAAGATCCAATGTTCTATCATAACATTGGTGTCTGTTATATGCTAAGTGAGGATTACGAAGAAGCTAGTATATTTTTAGAAACTGCCTTAGAAAAAGGGATAGAGTTAGACGAAACAAAACTTTACCTTGCCCATTCATTATACGAAATAGAAAAGTATGAACATATATTATCTTTAAAAGAACCTAAGAATGGACAAAATAAGATTAATTTTTTGATCATAAAATCAAAAGCCGCTTTGAAAAGTGGAAACAATGAAGAAGCAAAAAAAATAGTAAACCATCTAAAAATGGCAGGTTACGATTCCCAAGAATTGGAACTAATAGAAAAAATGATATAA
- the plsY gene encoding glycerol-3-phosphate 1-O-acyltransferase PlsY produces MSIAALIISYLCGSIPFSFLIPWRKGIDIRKTGSGNVGGTNVLRTLGPKWGLLSITLDFLKAFIPILIIRLIFGVDSWVPYLSLIALVLGHDYPIFLKFKGGKGVASTLGGYFALSPILGVIFLLVWIFVVLSTKYVSVSSLLGLLITAILSFFWNLKMGITYTLLFFLSLYRHRSNIKRILSNSENKADIIKILKKEEKIK; encoded by the coding sequence ATGTCCATTGCTGCTTTGATCATCAGTTATCTATGTGGATCGATTCCTTTCAGCTTCTTGATTCCATGGAGAAAAGGGATAGACATTAGAAAAACTGGAAGTGGAAACGTTGGAGGAACCAATGTTTTAAGGACTTTGGGGCCAAAATGGGGACTCCTTTCAATAACTCTTGATTTTTTGAAAGCATTCATTCCCATTTTAATAATAAGACTTATTTTTGGCGTTGATTCGTGGGTTCCTTATTTATCTTTAATTGCCCTTGTTTTAGGTCATGACTATCCAATTTTTTTAAAATTCAAAGGTGGAAAAGGAGTGGCTTCTACATTAGGTGGTTATTTCGCATTGAGCCCAATATTAGGTGTAATATTTCTGTTAGTTTGGATATTTGTCGTATTATCGACTAAATATGTTTCTGTATCATCCCTTTTAGGTTTGCTTATAACCGCTATCTTAAGTTTTTTTTGGAATTTAAAAATGGGTATTACCTACACACTTTTATTTTTTCTGAGCTTGTATAGGCATAGATCGAATATCAAAAGGATACTATCGAATTCTGAAAATAAAGCAGACATTATAAAAATCCTAAAAAAGGAAGAAAAGATTAAATGA
- the der gene encoding ribosome biogenesis GTPase Der, translated as MQNPTILIIGKPNVGKSTLFNRMIGERKSIVHDMPGVTRDNIFATIQWDDVSFTMVDTCGIFEQPEDNIEERQKKIIFESLKDVSLVIFVIDGKIGLTSEDYHIADYLRKSNSKVILVVNKAENFEKYELEVKPEIYSLGFGEGIPVSAEHNRNIFTLMDTIANTLKTFGLDSVESVDNESGNKEINVSIVGRPNVGKSSLFNSILGSERAIVSEIPGTTRDAIDHLVKIGDKTFRFIDTAGMRKKSTVHYGSIEMFSISRTIKAVEKSDVVILVVDSTEGITHQDKSIIGIAEKRGKGTIIAFNKWDLVRHNHKRKEEFFKYFEKELYFVNYSPLVFTSAPKRWGIQELITAIEDVETSRNKKIPTSALNAALEKYTLVTPPPIKKGKRIKFYYATQVGIRPPVFVFYSNLPYDIPKYYQQGLRNMIRNYIDPFTGSPIFLKFEARKSQKTTNTKQKTL; from the coding sequence ATGCAAAACCCGACGATTCTCATAATTGGAAAACCAAATGTGGGAAAATCAACATTATTCAACAGAATGATAGGTGAAAGAAAATCAATAGTTCACGATATGCCCGGTGTAACGAGGGATAATATATTCGCCACAATCCAATGGGACGATGTATCTTTTACAATGGTTGATACGTGTGGTATATTCGAACAACCGGAAGATAATATAGAAGAAAGACAGAAAAAAATAATTTTTGAAAGTTTAAAAGACGTATCTTTGGTAATATTTGTAATCGATGGAAAGATTGGACTTACCTCAGAAGACTATCATATTGCAGACTACTTAAGAAAGTCCAATTCAAAGGTTATATTAGTTGTTAACAAGGCAGAGAATTTCGAAAAATACGAGCTGGAGGTAAAGCCAGAAATATACTCTCTAGGCTTTGGGGAAGGAATCCCTGTTTCCGCCGAACACAACAGAAACATTTTTACTTTAATGGATACTATCGCAAACACTTTAAAAACTTTTGGTTTAGATTCGGTAGAATCTGTTGATAATGAAAGTGGTAATAAAGAAATAAATGTTTCTATCGTTGGGCGACCCAACGTTGGAAAATCTTCTCTTTTTAACAGCATACTTGGTTCAGAAAGAGCCATCGTTTCAGAAATACCTGGAACTACCCGAGACGCCATTGATCATCTAGTTAAGATTGGCGATAAGACTTTTAGATTCATAGATACAGCTGGAATGAGGAAAAAAAGCACAGTTCATTATGGAAGTATCGAAATGTTTTCAATATCAAGAACGATCAAAGCTGTTGAAAAGTCAGATGTAGTAATTTTAGTGGTTGATTCAACAGAAGGCATAACCCATCAAGATAAAAGCATTATAGGTATTGCTGAAAAAAGAGGAAAGGGAACGATTATAGCGTTTAACAAGTGGGATCTAGTTAGACACAACCACAAAAGAAAAGAAGAATTTTTTAAATATTTTGAAAAAGAACTTTACTTTGTAAATTACAGTCCATTAGTATTCACATCTGCACCTAAAAGATGGGGGATTCAAGAATTAATAACTGCCATAGAGGATGTCGAAACATCAAGAAACAAAAAAATCCCTACAAGTGCGTTGAATGCAGCCTTAGAAAAATACACACTTGTTACTCCACCACCAATTAAAAAAGGGAAAAGAATCAAATTTTACTATGCTACACAGGTAGGAATTAGACCTCCTGTTTTCGTATTCTATTCAAATTTACCATACGATATACCAAAATATTATCAACAAGGTTTGAGAAACATGATAAGAAATTATATTGATCCATTTACTGGTTCACCTATATTTTTAAAATTTGAAGCAAGAAAAAGCCAAAAAACAACCAACACTAAACAAAAAACACTCTGA
- a CDS encoding S1 RNA-binding domain-containing protein: MEEKTFEKLLNEQEINEVKKGKIIEGKVFEINSDGIWVALEGATGDVFVSQGELIKPLQEYQEGQKIVVEITKTNDAEGLNFASEKRAVWNETLNKIKEGENYPIIFKNKLKKGYSVLIEGIVNAFLPGSLSLLRPKDDLPEGEKMAKVISKNGKNIVVSRRDYVEEKISQTFNEYEEGMVIDGVVEDIKNFGAFVKLTDHLNGLIPASEVSWDEKISIKDYLKVGQKVKALIIKLDREKKRISLSLKRMKEDPWKTVDEKYPVGSIVQGSVTNILPFGFTVKIDEGLEGLVHETEVFWGRKGRISDVVKVGDDVQVKILNVDKENKKINLSYKQVLGDPWETLEKTYNEGNIVTGTVEKVLDNGAIIKIDEGITGFLHVSELSWDFVDDISTVLQEKQKIKVKIIKIDKNNRKMRLSVRETKENPWKKASQEIKPGDTVKGKIIRFLNKGAIVLIDDYEVEAYLPASKASTNSKSLEETYRIGDQIEAKVLEIGLENEFKRGNMIISVTHLEEEREKEEALKIMNEMNEE, from the coding sequence ATGGAGGAAAAAACTTTTGAAAAACTTTTGAACGAACAAGAGATAAACGAAGTAAAAAAAGGAAAAATAATTGAAGGAAAGGTATTTGAAATAAATAGCGATGGTATATGGGTTGCTTTAGAAGGTGCAACAGGAGATGTATTTGTAAGTCAAGGAGAACTCATAAAACCACTTCAAGAATATCAAGAAGGTCAAAAGATAGTAGTAGAAATAACTAAAACAAATGATGCTGAAGGATTAAACTTTGCCTCTGAAAAAAGGGCTGTTTGGAACGAAACTTTGAACAAGATAAAAGAAGGAGAGAATTATCCGATTATTTTTAAAAACAAGCTAAAAAAAGGCTACAGCGTACTGATCGAAGGTATTGTCAACGCATTTCTTCCCGGTTCACTATCTTTATTAAGACCCAAAGATGATTTACCTGAAGGAGAAAAAATGGCCAAAGTTATTTCTAAAAATGGAAAAAACATAGTCGTATCAAGAAGAGATTATGTTGAAGAAAAAATTAGCCAAACTTTCAATGAATATGAAGAAGGAATGGTAATCGATGGTGTTGTAGAGGATATAAAAAATTTTGGTGCCTTTGTAAAATTGACCGATCATCTGAACGGCCTCATACCAGCAAGTGAGGTTAGCTGGGACGAAAAGATCTCAATAAAAGATTATCTAAAAGTGGGTCAAAAAGTTAAAGCACTGATAATAAAATTGGACAGGGAGAAAAAAAGAATTTCACTATCACTTAAACGCATGAAAGAAGATCCCTGGAAAACAGTGGACGAAAAGTATCCTGTAGGAAGCATTGTTCAAGGTTCTGTGACCAACATATTACCTTTTGGTTTTACCGTTAAGATTGACGAAGGTTTAGAAGGTTTGGTTCATGAAACGGAAGTATTTTGGGGTAGGAAGGGTAGGATAAGCGATGTAGTAAAAGTTGGAGACGATGTTCAAGTTAAAATATTGAATGTAGACAAAGAGAATAAAAAGATTAATCTAAGTTATAAGCAAGTTTTAGGAGATCCATGGGAAACCCTAGAAAAAACGTACAATGAGGGAAACATTGTTACAGGAACCGTCGAAAAGGTTCTAGATAACGGAGCAATTATAAAAATAGATGAAGGGATCACTGGATTTTTACACGTTTCAGAACTTTCATGGGATTTTGTAGACGATATTTCTACGGTTCTTCAGGAAAAACAAAAGATCAAAGTAAAAATAATAAAAATAGACAAGAATAACAGAAAGATGAGACTATCAGTTAGAGAAACAAAAGAAAATCCTTGGAAAAAGGCTTCACAGGAGATAAAACCTGGTGATACTGTTAAAGGAAAAATAATCCGTTTTTTAAATAAAGGGGCAATAGTACTCATCGATGATTACGAAGTAGAGGCTTATCTACCTGCAAGCAAGGCTTCTACAAATTCAAAAAGTCTCGAGGAAACATATAGGATTGGAGATCAAATAGAAGCAAAAGTCTTAGAGATCGGTCTTGAAAATGAATTTAAAAGAGGAAATATGATTATAAGTGTAACACATCTAGAAGAAGAAAGAGAAAAAGAAGAAGCGCTAAAAATAATGAATGAAATGAACGAAGAGTAA
- the ispH gene encoding 4-hydroxy-3-methylbut-2-enyl diphosphate reductase — translation MEINVAKRTGFCSGVQQAYNEVKNSIVDKNKIYIYGELVHNKKVIEELNRAGAITIKGLDDIPEDSINETVIIRAHGISKAEKELLEERFSKVIDMTCPIVTNLVKYVGNKQKEGFFVVVYGKPDHPEILGLKGNVDENKLLITLSPVKISQRKILIVSQTTMGEEEYKNFIVSILTINSFTEVLIRDTICSETVLREKETLELSQKSTLMLVIGGKNSSNTQKLYRISKKYCKRTYHIESLEELKEIVISSQDKIGIVTGSSTPTSQLNKVLEYLSQKKEDLS, via the coding sequence ATGGAGATTAATGTAGCGAAAAGAACCGGTTTTTGCTCAGGTGTTCAACAAGCGTACAATGAAGTTAAAAACTCCATTGTTGACAAAAATAAAATTTATATTTACGGTGAGTTGGTACACAATAAAAAGGTAATAGAAGAATTAAATAGAGCAGGTGCAATAACTATAAAAGGATTAGATGATATACCCGAAGATTCCATAAACGAAACGGTAATTATAAGAGCCCATGGTATTTCAAAGGCTGAGAAAGAACTTTTAGAAGAACGATTCTCTAAAGTTATTGACATGACTTGCCCAATAGTTACAAATTTAGTAAAATACGTAGGGAACAAACAAAAAGAAGGATTCTTTGTTGTCGTGTATGGAAAACCTGATCATCCAGAGATACTTGGGCTTAAAGGAAATGTAGATGAGAATAAATTGTTAATAACACTTTCTCCAGTGAAAATATCTCAAAGGAAGATATTGATAGTGTCACAAACAACCATGGGCGAAGAAGAATACAAAAATTTTATAGTCAGTATACTTACTATTAATTCTTTTACGGAGGTGTTGATAAGAGATACTATTTGTTCTGAAACTGTCTTAAGGGAAAAGGAAACACTAGAACTTTCTCAAAAAAGCACGTTAATGTTAGTTATAGGCGGAAAAAACAGTTCCAATACTCAAAAATTGTATCGTATTTCAAAGAAATATTGTAAAAGGACATACCATATCGAATCTCTTGAAGAACTTAAGGAAATAGTTATCTCTTCACAAGACAAAATAGGAATAGTTACTGGTTCATCCACACCAACATCCCAGTTAAACAAAGTGTTGGAGTATCTAAGCCAAAAGAAGGAGGATCTTTCATAA
- the cmk gene encoding (d)CMP kinase, with product MTQKAKKIKIAIDGPAGSGKSTIAEKLANILKINYLNSGALYRIIGYYLNEQKMDPKDSKNIENILEKLNIEIKNNRYFLDGVDVTTTIKDSKIGDLASLYSQNNIVRKKVNEIIKQIAEKVSIVVDGRDIGTVVLPDSDIKIYLTASLEERAKRRWNEEKGEEANISFNDILEEIKSRDYNDSNRSIAPLKPARDAIIIDTTNLSIEEVLQKILKIVEESGIYGD from the coding sequence ATGACTCAAAAAGCTAAAAAAATAAAAATTGCTATAGATGGCCCGGCAGGATCAGGAAAATCTACGATCGCAGAAAAATTAGCTAATATACTAAAGATAAATTATCTAAATAGTGGAGCTTTATACAGAATTATTGGTTATTACCTAAATGAACAAAAGATGGACCCAAAAGATTCAAAAAATATAGAAAATATTTTAGAAAAACTTAACATTGAAATAAAAAACAACCGTTACTTTTTAGACGGAGTAGATGTGACCACCACCATTAAAGATTCAAAAATCGGTGATTTAGCTTCCCTTTATTCCCAGAATAATATTGTCAGAAAAAAAGTTAATGAGATAATAAAACAAATTGCCGAAAAAGTCAGTATAGTGGTTGATGGAAGAGATATAGGAACTGTAGTTCTCCCCGATAGCGATATTAAAATCTATCTAACCGCTTCTTTAGAAGAAAGAGCTAAAAGAAGATGGAATGAGGAAAAAGGGGAAGAAGCAAATATTTCTTTCAACGATATACTGGAAGAAATAAAAAGTAGGGATTACAATGATTCAAACCGTTCAATAGCTCCACTAAAACCGGCGCGAGATGCGATAATTATAGATACTACTAATCTGTCCATAGAAGAAGTCTTGCAAAAAATACTAAAAATTGTCGAAGAGAGTGGTATTTATGGAGATTAA